The Budorcas taxicolor isolate Tak-1 chromosome 2, Takin1.1, whole genome shotgun sequence genome window below encodes:
- the PHACTR4 gene encoding phosphatase and actin regulator 4 isoform X3, whose amino-acid sequence MVMDCVEAGDITPPTKRKSKFSGFGKIFKPWKWRKKKSDKFKETSEVLERKISMRKPREELVKRGVLLEDSEQGGEDPGKLSHATLKNGHTTLIGSTRSSSPVQIEEESGRIASLRKPVPEEEPKKRLGSSGSQPHSEAEFVPESIPKQPLLPPKRHLSASQEANEGQAKDATSSGSSARPSSSTSTSAITTTPAATMAGMNPAKTVHSSGPPSQAPRTLPAAPASTHTTATLSLTHTGPAKQPPIPPPKPTHRNSNPVIAELSQAINSGTLLSKPSPPLPPKRGIPSALVPTSESAAAATTATKAPSDQREKSVCSVGSEPLQTACSSSPLPAHIPPEPPRSPPFPAKTFQVVPEIEFPPSLDLPQEIPQQESQKREVPKRMLDHSFGEPQVPPRLPPVPLHIRIQQALTSPLPMTPPLEGSHRAHSLLFENSDNFSEDSSTLGRTRSLPITIEMLKVPDDEEEEEQSHIFAFDEDVASTSVVPKLPQCLQEEEEGKESDTDSEGPIQYRDEEDEDESHHSALANKVKRKDTLAMKLNHKPSEPEINMNSWPRKSKEEWNEIRHQIGNTLIRRLSQRPTPEELEQRNILQPKNEADRQAEKREIKRRLTRKLSQRPTVAELLARKILRFNEYVEVTDAHDYDRRADKPWTKLTPADKAAIRKELNEFKSSEMEVHEESKHFTRYHRP is encoded by the exons ATGGTCATGGACTGCGTGGAAGCAGGAGACATAACGCCTCCTACCAAAAGGAAGAGCAAGTTCTCGGGCTTTGGCAAGATCTTCAAGCCCTGGAAATggcggaaaaaaaaaagtgataaattcAAAGAGACATCAGAAG ttttagagagaaaaatatcTATGCGAAAACCGAGAGAAGAGCTGGTTAAAAGAGGGGTTCTGTTGGAAGACTCTGAGCAGG GTGGTGAGGATCCAGGGAAGCTGAGCCATGCCACATTAAAGAATGGCCACACCACCCTTATAGGGAGCACCAGATCTTCTAGCCCAGTCCAGATAGAGGAAGAGTCGGGAAGAATAGCAAGTCTTAGGAAGCCTGTTCCAGAAGAGGAGCCGAAGAAGCGACTAG GCTCCAGTGGAAGCCAGCCTCATTCTGAAGCAGAGTTCGTTCCTGAGAGTATACCCAAACAGCCTTTACTTCCCCCTAAAAGACACTTGTCCGCTTCTCAAGAAGCAAATGAAGGGCAAGCAAAGGATGCCACTTCCTCGGGCAGCTCGGCAAGACCCAGCTCGTCCACCTCCACCTCTGCCATCACCACAACACCTGCTGCTACCATGGCTGGCATGAACCCAGCAAAAACTGTCCATTCCTCTGGCCCCCCTTCCCAAGCACCCAGGACTCTGCCCGCTGCTCCTGCCAGCACTCACACCACTGCTACCCTGAGCCTTACTCACACAGGCCCTGCCAAGCAGCCCCCTATTCCACCCCCGAAACCAACTCACAGAAACAGCAACCCTGTCATTG CTGAACTGTCCCAAGCAATAAACAGTGGTACGTTGTTATCAAAGCCATCCCCACCTTTACCACCGAAGAGAGGCATTCCATCAGCCTTGGTACCCACCTCAGAGTCTGCTGCTGCCGCCACCACCGCCACAAAAGCACCGAGCGATCAGAGAGAGAAGAGCGTGTGCTCTGTGGGCTCTGAACCCCTGCAGACTGCCTGCTCCTCATCCCCACTGCCTGCTCATATACCTCCAGAACCCCCTCGGTCCCCTCCATTCCCTGCTAAGACTTTTCAAGTTGTGCCAGAAATTGAGTTTCCACCTTCCTTAGACCTACCCCAGGAGATTCCCCAGCAGGAAAGCCAGAAAAGGGAAGTACCCAAGAGGATGTTGGACCACAGCTTCGGGGAGCCCCAGGTACCCCCTAGGCTGCCCCCAGTCCCGCTGCACATCCGAATCCAGCAGGCCCTGACCAGCCCACTTCCCATGACTCCTCCCTTGGAGGGCTCTCATAGAGCTCATTCGTTGCTCTTCGAGAACAGTGACAACTTTTCTGAGGACAGCAGTACCCTGGGTCGGACCAGGTCACTTCCCATCACTATTGAAATGCTAAAAGT TCCAGACGATGAAGAAGAGGAGGAGCAAAGCCACATATTTGCATTCGATGAAGATGTAGCATCTACCTCAGTCGTTCCTAAACTACCGCAGTGTCtgcaggaggaagaagaagggaaagagagtGACACTGATTCAGAAGGTCCCATTCAGTACCGAGATGAAGAGGATGAAGATGAAAGCCATCATA GTGCTCTGGCcaacaaagtgaagaggaaagacACGCTGGCCATGAAGTTGAACCACAAACCTAGTGAACCAGAAATAAACATGAATTCTTGGCCTCGAAAAAGCAAAGAGGAGTGGAATGAAATCCGGCACCAGATTGGGAACACACTGATCAG ACGACTGAGTCAGAGACCAACACCAGAAGAACTAGAACAACGGAACATACTACAGC CTAAAAACGAAGCTGATCGTCAAGCAGAAAAACGAGAAATTAAGCGTCGGCTCACCAGAAAG CTCAGTCAAAGGCCAACTGTGGCTGAACTACTTGCCAGGAAGATTCTGAGGTTTAATGAGTACGTGGAAGTAACAGATGCTCACGACTATGACCGGCGAGCTGACAAACCTTGGACCAAACTGACCCCTGCTGACAAG GCTGCCATAAGGAAAGAATTGAATGAGTTTAAAAGCTCAGAGATGGAAGTTCATGAGGAGAGTAAACATTTTACACG CTACCACCGTCCGTGA
- the PHACTR4 gene encoding phosphatase and actin regulator 4 isoform X1, producing the protein MGQADISRPVNPDGVEEIGQPSADLGMVMDCVEAGDITPPTKRKSKFSGFGKIFKPWKWRKKKSDKFKETSEVLERKISMRKPREELVKRGVLLEDSEQGGEDPGKLSHATLKNGHTTLIGSTRSSSPVQIEEESGRIASLRKPVPEEEPKKRLGSSGSQPHSEAEFVPESIPKQPLLPPKRHLSASQEANEGQAKDATSSGSSARPSSSTSTSAITTTPAATMAGMNPAKTVHSSGPPSQAPRTLPAAPASTHTTATLSLTHTGPAKQPPIPPPKPTHRNSNPVIAELSQAINSGTLLSKPSPPLPPKRGIPSALVPTSESAAAATTATKAPSDQREKSVCSVGSEPLQTACSSSPLPAHIPPEPPRSPPFPAKTFQVVPEIEFPPSLDLPQEIPQQESQKREVPKRMLDHSFGEPQVPPRLPPVPLHIRIQQALTSPLPMTPPLEGSHRAHSLLFENSDNFSEDSSTLGRTRSLPITIEMLKVPDDEEEEEQSHIFAFDEDVASTSVVPKLPQCLQEEEEGKESDTDSEGPIQYRDEEDEDESHHSALANKVKRKDTLAMKLNHKPSEPEINMNSWPRKSKEEWNEIRHQIGNTLIRRLSQRPTPEELEQRNILQPKNEADRQAEKREIKRRLTRKLSQRPTVAELLARKILRFNEYVEVTDAHDYDRRADKPWTKLTPADKAAIRKELNEFKSSEMEVHEESKHFTRYHRP; encoded by the exons AAGAAATAGGTCAGCCCAGTGCAGACCTAGGCATGGTCATGGACTGCGTGGAAGCAGGAGACATAACGCCTCCTACCAAAAGGAAGAGCAAGTTCTCGGGCTTTGGCAAGATCTTCAAGCCCTGGAAATggcggaaaaaaaaaagtgataaattcAAAGAGACATCAGAAG ttttagagagaaaaatatcTATGCGAAAACCGAGAGAAGAGCTGGTTAAAAGAGGGGTTCTGTTGGAAGACTCTGAGCAGG GTGGTGAGGATCCAGGGAAGCTGAGCCATGCCACATTAAAGAATGGCCACACCACCCTTATAGGGAGCACCAGATCTTCTAGCCCAGTCCAGATAGAGGAAGAGTCGGGAAGAATAGCAAGTCTTAGGAAGCCTGTTCCAGAAGAGGAGCCGAAGAAGCGACTAG GCTCCAGTGGAAGCCAGCCTCATTCTGAAGCAGAGTTCGTTCCTGAGAGTATACCCAAACAGCCTTTACTTCCCCCTAAAAGACACTTGTCCGCTTCTCAAGAAGCAAATGAAGGGCAAGCAAAGGATGCCACTTCCTCGGGCAGCTCGGCAAGACCCAGCTCGTCCACCTCCACCTCTGCCATCACCACAACACCTGCTGCTACCATGGCTGGCATGAACCCAGCAAAAACTGTCCATTCCTCTGGCCCCCCTTCCCAAGCACCCAGGACTCTGCCCGCTGCTCCTGCCAGCACTCACACCACTGCTACCCTGAGCCTTACTCACACAGGCCCTGCCAAGCAGCCCCCTATTCCACCCCCGAAACCAACTCACAGAAACAGCAACCCTGTCATTG CTGAACTGTCCCAAGCAATAAACAGTGGTACGTTGTTATCAAAGCCATCCCCACCTTTACCACCGAAGAGAGGCATTCCATCAGCCTTGGTACCCACCTCAGAGTCTGCTGCTGCCGCCACCACCGCCACAAAAGCACCGAGCGATCAGAGAGAGAAGAGCGTGTGCTCTGTGGGCTCTGAACCCCTGCAGACTGCCTGCTCCTCATCCCCACTGCCTGCTCATATACCTCCAGAACCCCCTCGGTCCCCTCCATTCCCTGCTAAGACTTTTCAAGTTGTGCCAGAAATTGAGTTTCCACCTTCCTTAGACCTACCCCAGGAGATTCCCCAGCAGGAAAGCCAGAAAAGGGAAGTACCCAAGAGGATGTTGGACCACAGCTTCGGGGAGCCCCAGGTACCCCCTAGGCTGCCCCCAGTCCCGCTGCACATCCGAATCCAGCAGGCCCTGACCAGCCCACTTCCCATGACTCCTCCCTTGGAGGGCTCTCATAGAGCTCATTCGTTGCTCTTCGAGAACAGTGACAACTTTTCTGAGGACAGCAGTACCCTGGGTCGGACCAGGTCACTTCCCATCACTATTGAAATGCTAAAAGT TCCAGACGATGAAGAAGAGGAGGAGCAAAGCCACATATTTGCATTCGATGAAGATGTAGCATCTACCTCAGTCGTTCCTAAACTACCGCAGTGTCtgcaggaggaagaagaagggaaagagagtGACACTGATTCAGAAGGTCCCATTCAGTACCGAGATGAAGAGGATGAAGATGAAAGCCATCATA GTGCTCTGGCcaacaaagtgaagaggaaagacACGCTGGCCATGAAGTTGAACCACAAACCTAGTGAACCAGAAATAAACATGAATTCTTGGCCTCGAAAAAGCAAAGAGGAGTGGAATGAAATCCGGCACCAGATTGGGAACACACTGATCAG ACGACTGAGTCAGAGACCAACACCAGAAGAACTAGAACAACGGAACATACTACAGC CTAAAAACGAAGCTGATCGTCAAGCAGAAAAACGAGAAATTAAGCGTCGGCTCACCAGAAAG CTCAGTCAAAGGCCAACTGTGGCTGAACTACTTGCCAGGAAGATTCTGAGGTTTAATGAGTACGTGGAAGTAACAGATGCTCACGACTATGACCGGCGAGCTGACAAACCTTGGACCAAACTGACCCCTGCTGACAAG GCTGCCATAAGGAAAGAATTGAATGAGTTTAAAAGCTCAGAGATGGAAGTTCATGAGGAGAGTAAACATTTTACACG CTACCACCGTCCGTGA
- the PHACTR4 gene encoding phosphatase and actin regulator 4 isoform X2 yields MEDPFDFSKEPWDKEIGQPSADLGMVMDCVEAGDITPPTKRKSKFSGFGKIFKPWKWRKKKSDKFKETSEVLERKISMRKPREELVKRGVLLEDSEQGGEDPGKLSHATLKNGHTTLIGSTRSSSPVQIEEESGRIASLRKPVPEEEPKKRLGSSGSQPHSEAEFVPESIPKQPLLPPKRHLSASQEANEGQAKDATSSGSSARPSSSTSTSAITTTPAATMAGMNPAKTVHSSGPPSQAPRTLPAAPASTHTTATLSLTHTGPAKQPPIPPPKPTHRNSNPVIAELSQAINSGTLLSKPSPPLPPKRGIPSALVPTSESAAAATTATKAPSDQREKSVCSVGSEPLQTACSSSPLPAHIPPEPPRSPPFPAKTFQVVPEIEFPPSLDLPQEIPQQESQKREVPKRMLDHSFGEPQVPPRLPPVPLHIRIQQALTSPLPMTPPLEGSHRAHSLLFENSDNFSEDSSTLGRTRSLPITIEMLKVPDDEEEEEQSHIFAFDEDVASTSVVPKLPQCLQEEEEGKESDTDSEGPIQYRDEEDEDESHHSALANKVKRKDTLAMKLNHKPSEPEINMNSWPRKSKEEWNEIRHQIGNTLIRRLSQRPTPEELEQRNILQPKNEADRQAEKREIKRRLTRKLSQRPTVAELLARKILRFNEYVEVTDAHDYDRRADKPWTKLTPADKAAIRKELNEFKSSEMEVHEESKHFTRYHRP; encoded by the exons acttctccaaagAGCCCTGGGACA AAGAAATAGGTCAGCCCAGTGCAGACCTAGGCATGGTCATGGACTGCGTGGAAGCAGGAGACATAACGCCTCCTACCAAAAGGAAGAGCAAGTTCTCGGGCTTTGGCAAGATCTTCAAGCCCTGGAAATggcggaaaaaaaaaagtgataaattcAAAGAGACATCAGAAG ttttagagagaaaaatatcTATGCGAAAACCGAGAGAAGAGCTGGTTAAAAGAGGGGTTCTGTTGGAAGACTCTGAGCAGG GTGGTGAGGATCCAGGGAAGCTGAGCCATGCCACATTAAAGAATGGCCACACCACCCTTATAGGGAGCACCAGATCTTCTAGCCCAGTCCAGATAGAGGAAGAGTCGGGAAGAATAGCAAGTCTTAGGAAGCCTGTTCCAGAAGAGGAGCCGAAGAAGCGACTAG GCTCCAGTGGAAGCCAGCCTCATTCTGAAGCAGAGTTCGTTCCTGAGAGTATACCCAAACAGCCTTTACTTCCCCCTAAAAGACACTTGTCCGCTTCTCAAGAAGCAAATGAAGGGCAAGCAAAGGATGCCACTTCCTCGGGCAGCTCGGCAAGACCCAGCTCGTCCACCTCCACCTCTGCCATCACCACAACACCTGCTGCTACCATGGCTGGCATGAACCCAGCAAAAACTGTCCATTCCTCTGGCCCCCCTTCCCAAGCACCCAGGACTCTGCCCGCTGCTCCTGCCAGCACTCACACCACTGCTACCCTGAGCCTTACTCACACAGGCCCTGCCAAGCAGCCCCCTATTCCACCCCCGAAACCAACTCACAGAAACAGCAACCCTGTCATTG CTGAACTGTCCCAAGCAATAAACAGTGGTACGTTGTTATCAAAGCCATCCCCACCTTTACCACCGAAGAGAGGCATTCCATCAGCCTTGGTACCCACCTCAGAGTCTGCTGCTGCCGCCACCACCGCCACAAAAGCACCGAGCGATCAGAGAGAGAAGAGCGTGTGCTCTGTGGGCTCTGAACCCCTGCAGACTGCCTGCTCCTCATCCCCACTGCCTGCTCATATACCTCCAGAACCCCCTCGGTCCCCTCCATTCCCTGCTAAGACTTTTCAAGTTGTGCCAGAAATTGAGTTTCCACCTTCCTTAGACCTACCCCAGGAGATTCCCCAGCAGGAAAGCCAGAAAAGGGAAGTACCCAAGAGGATGTTGGACCACAGCTTCGGGGAGCCCCAGGTACCCCCTAGGCTGCCCCCAGTCCCGCTGCACATCCGAATCCAGCAGGCCCTGACCAGCCCACTTCCCATGACTCCTCCCTTGGAGGGCTCTCATAGAGCTCATTCGTTGCTCTTCGAGAACAGTGACAACTTTTCTGAGGACAGCAGTACCCTGGGTCGGACCAGGTCACTTCCCATCACTATTGAAATGCTAAAAGT TCCAGACGATGAAGAAGAGGAGGAGCAAAGCCACATATTTGCATTCGATGAAGATGTAGCATCTACCTCAGTCGTTCCTAAACTACCGCAGTGTCtgcaggaggaagaagaagggaaagagagtGACACTGATTCAGAAGGTCCCATTCAGTACCGAGATGAAGAGGATGAAGATGAAAGCCATCATA GTGCTCTGGCcaacaaagtgaagaggaaagacACGCTGGCCATGAAGTTGAACCACAAACCTAGTGAACCAGAAATAAACATGAATTCTTGGCCTCGAAAAAGCAAAGAGGAGTGGAATGAAATCCGGCACCAGATTGGGAACACACTGATCAG ACGACTGAGTCAGAGACCAACACCAGAAGAACTAGAACAACGGAACATACTACAGC CTAAAAACGAAGCTGATCGTCAAGCAGAAAAACGAGAAATTAAGCGTCGGCTCACCAGAAAG CTCAGTCAAAGGCCAACTGTGGCTGAACTACTTGCCAGGAAGATTCTGAGGTTTAATGAGTACGTGGAAGTAACAGATGCTCACGACTATGACCGGCGAGCTGACAAACCTTGGACCAAACTGACCCCTGCTGACAAG GCTGCCATAAGGAAAGAATTGAATGAGTTTAAAAGCTCAGAGATGGAAGTTCATGAGGAGAGTAAACATTTTACACG CTACCACCGTCCGTGA